A single region of the Podospora pseudopauciseta strain CBS 411.78 chromosome 1, whole genome shotgun sequence genome encodes:
- a CDS encoding hypothetical protein (COG:C; COG:H; EggNog:ENOG503Q38B; BUSCO:EOG09264AWW): protein MPPPLRLQHIHLPSPSPTNLPPYSLASKLQSLLRRHHLNFKDSPSTNPPPPPFLISFTPLPIYTLGRRQSSPLSPQELTRLSRPLSYQNQTLPVTTSHSPRGGLTTYHGPGQVVLWPVLDIHSKRHKTFTVRCYSRLLENTTIATLEKMFRIRAFTTEDPGVWTRVGDGKEERKIAALGVHLRRHVSGLGTAINVDMPGTDEVLSERENPWRRIVACGIEGKTVTCVREVVAHITAGEAPGLRGTEEVADFWGRELSERIGVDGVDKISGGRVAELLEEAVVRSEEGWEGGEEGYVEEVRRGLGGWVEEALDRGV from the coding sequence aTGCCTCCCCCGCTAAGACTTCAAcacatccacctcccctccccctccccgaccaaCCTCCCACCATACTCCCTAGCCAGCAAACTGcaatccctcctccgccgccaccacctcaactTCAAAGAcagcccctccaccaaccccccaccaccacccttcttGATATCCTTCACCCCCTTGCCGATCTACACCCTCGGCCGGCGCCAATCCTCCCCTTTATCTCCGCAGGAACTCACCCGGCTATCCCGGCCACTATCCTACCAGAACCAAACCCTCCCAGTAAcaacctcccactcccccagAGGAGGGCTGACGACCTACCACGGCCCGGGACAGGTAGTCCTCTGGCCGGTACTGGACATCCACTCCAAGCGCCACAAGACTTTTACCGTCAGGTGTTACTCCCGACTGTTGgaaaacaccaccatcgccacgCTGGAGAAGATGTTTCGCATCAGGGCCTTCACCACTGAAGACCCGGGGGTGTGGACGAGAGTGGGGGATGGTaaagaagaaaggaagaTTGCTGCGTTGGGGGTTCACCTGAGGCGACATGTCAGCGGGTTGGGGACTGCGATCAATGTTGACATGCCCGGGACGGATGAGGTGCTGAGCGAGAGGGAGAATCCGTGGAGAAGGATTGTGGCTTGTGGGATTGAGGGGAAGACGGTGACGTGTGTGAGGGAGGTTGTTGCGCACATCACCGCCGGGGAAGCGCCGGGGTTGAGGGGaacggaggaggtggctgatttttgggggagggagctcaGCGAAAGgattggggttgatggggttgacAAGAtttctggggggagggtggcggagttgctggaggaggctgtggtgaggagtgaggaggggtgggaagggggagaggagggatatGTTGAAGAGGTTAGGAGGGGGCTGGGAGGATGGGTAGAAGAGGCTTTGGATAGAGGGGTTTga
- a CDS encoding hypothetical protein (EggNog:ENOG503NZ2J; COG:O; MEROPS:MER0029056), whose translation MYEQDPAAQFVHQVSAGYSLPQTLPQYTFDETPLRLTDRRGRGGGYGGLGGPGVGGAAGRSLLYSPIFSTPASANAAGVGPASSAAGHFDFHTTSATSASALTSSVPATTHHRSSPPHFAIQKMEPNPEDLVAQEAAAREFQPQLEDPFVGEKTPSSAITSEYAKADPVYIQKTAVLPRTYSHYRPIQGDGNCGWRAIAFGYFETLVKGGNKGQIEAEKLRLEGLNSYIETIGGHSPYVYTDFVEETLLLLDRVAALAGDPEQAMREVYATFNDSEIGNAIMYHFRLLASSYLKGNQDTYGAFVTDEAGVQGYCSNVLERHQVEIDHLGVSLLVDVLLKPVGFVLEVAYLDRSPGSEVNSYRFPEEARDRHPSTLGPIIYLLFRPDHYDLLYVAEPEPIPEPVTVQVHRVAFSPTYDIASAPVSMPSYGINMGVLGMLPGFHGPPPGLAPTLLDTSPSPLSAYSPSPTSTWMTPPFAEPPQQAPPVSVAVQAAPVPMSLPIHTAPAVAPAAPLQTHPLRFSEYCQLPEYVENDTWREPSFQTSTFRNSHFNVAHYNNPNFQPEEYRPEAEDYEGPQRGTGKKRASV comes from the exons ATGTACGAACAAGACCCAGCAGCCCAGTTCGTCCATCAAGTGTCGGCTGGATACTCGCTGCCCCAGACATTGCCCCAGTACACATTCGATGAGACACCGTTGCGCTTAACGGACCGGCGTGGACGCGGTGGTGGATATGGCGGGTTGGGAGGGCCTGGGGTAGGAGGCGCGGCCGGCAGGTCCCTGCTTTATTCGCCCATTTTCAGCACGCCAGCAAGCGCCAACGCTGCGGGCGTCGGCCCCGCATCTTCTGCCGCCGGCCACTTCGACTTCCACACCACCTCTGCAACCTCCGCCTCTGCTCTCACCTCGTCCGTCCCCGCTACCACACATCACCGGTCCTCGCCGCCGCATTTCGCCATTCAAAAGATGGAGCCAAATCCCGAGGATCTAGTCGCCCAGGAGGCGGCCGCCCGGGAATTCCAACCCCAGCTCGAG GACCCATTCGTAGGCGAAAAGACGCCCAGCTCCGCCATCACGAGCGAATATGCCAAGGCCGATCCGGTATACATCCAGAAGACGGCG GTGTTACCCCGGACTTACTCGCATTACCGCCCGATCCAAGGTGACGGGAACTGTGGCTGGCGGG CCATTGCCTTTGGCTACTTCGAGACGCTGGTAAAAGGCGGCAACAAGGGCCAGatcgaggccgagaagctaCGTCTGGAGGGTCTCAACAGCTACATCGAGACCATTGGCGGCCACTCCCCATATGTCTATACTGACTTTGTCGAGGAGACATTGCTCCTCCTTGACAGGGTTGCCGCCCTTGCCGGTGACCCTGAGCAGGCCATGAGAGAGGTATATGCGACCTTCAACGACTCCGAGATCGGCAACGCCATCATGTACCACTTTCGCCTGCTGGCGAGTTCATACCTGAAGGGCAACCAGGATACGTATGGCGCTTTCGTCACGGACGAGGCAGGTGTGCAGGGTTATTGCAGCAACGTCCTGGAGCGTCATCAGGTCGAGATTGACCACCTTGGTGTCTCGTTACTGGTCGATGTGCTTCTCAAGCCTGTCGGTTTTGTTTTGGAAGTGGCTTACCTTGACCGCAGTCCTGGCTCCGAAGTCAATTCGTACCGGTTTCCTGAGGAGGCCAGGGACCGACACCCATCGACACTTGGACCCATCATCTACCTCCTGTTCCGTCCCGATCATTACGACCTTCTCTACGTTGCCGAGCCCGAGCCGATTCCCGAGCCCGTTACTGTGCAGGTTCATCGCGTGGCATTTTCACCCACCTACGATATCGCCAGCGCCCCTGTTTCCATGCCTAGCTACGGCATCAACATGGGGGTGCTCGGCATGCTTCCCGGCTTTCATGGGCCGCCACCGGGTCTAGCCCCAACCCTTCTGGATACCAGCCCATCACCATTGTCGGCATACAGCCCGAGTCCCACGTCAACCTGGATGACCCCACCCTTTGCTGAGCCTCCTCAGCAGGCACCTCCGGTCTCTGTCGCGGTACAAGCGGCCCCGGTTCCCATGTCGCTGCCCATCCATACAGCTCCGGCGGTAGCTCCGGCAGCACCTTTGCAGACACACCCACTGCGTTTCAGCGAGTACTGCCAGCTTCCCGAGTACGTGGAGAACGACACATGGCGCGAACCCAGCTTCCAAACGTCGACGTTTCGGAACAGCCATTTCAACGTTGCGCActacaacaaccccaactttCAGCCCGAGGAATATCGGCCCGAGGCTGAAGACTACGAGGGACCGCAGCGCGGAACCGGGAAGAAGCGCGCGAGCGTCTAG